A region of Streptomyces deccanensis DNA encodes the following proteins:
- a CDS encoding aspartate aminotransferase family protein, whose protein sequence is MTVSPKDLSQTAYDHLWMHFTRMSSYENSPVPTIVRGEGTYIYDDKGKRYLDGLAGLFVVQAGHGRTELAETAFKQAQELAFFPVWSYAHPKAVELAERIASHAPGDLNKVFFTTGGGEAVETAWKLAKQYFKLQGKPTKYKVISRAVAYHGTPQGALSITGLPALKAPFEPLVPGAHKVPNTNIYRAPIHGDDPEAFGRWAADQIEQQILFEGPETVAAVFLEPVQNAGGCFPPPPGYFRRVREICDQYDVLLVSDEVICAFGRLGTMFACDKFGYVPDMITCAKGMTSGYSPIGACVVSDRIAEPFYKGDNTFLHGYTFGGHPVSAAVGLANLDLFEREKLNQHVLDNEAAFRSTLEKLHDLPIVGDVRGNGYFYGIELVKDKATKESFDDDETERILYGFLSKKLFENGLYCRADDRGDPVVQLAPPLISDQSTFDEIEQILRATLTEAWTLL, encoded by the coding sequence ATGACCGTGAGCCCCAAGGACCTCAGCCAGACCGCGTACGACCACCTGTGGATGCACTTCACCCGCATGTCCTCGTACGAGAACTCCCCGGTCCCCACCATCGTCCGGGGCGAGGGCACGTACATCTACGACGACAAGGGCAAGCGGTACCTCGACGGTCTCGCCGGTCTCTTCGTGGTCCAGGCGGGCCACGGCCGCACCGAGCTCGCGGAGACCGCGTTCAAGCAGGCGCAGGAGCTGGCCTTCTTCCCGGTGTGGTCGTACGCCCACCCGAAGGCCGTCGAACTGGCGGAACGTATCGCCTCCCACGCGCCCGGCGATCTGAACAAGGTCTTCTTCACCACCGGCGGCGGCGAGGCGGTCGAGACCGCGTGGAAGCTCGCCAAGCAGTACTTCAAGCTCCAGGGCAAGCCGACCAAGTACAAGGTCATCTCCCGCGCCGTCGCCTACCACGGCACCCCGCAGGGCGCCCTGTCCATCACCGGCCTGCCGGCCCTGAAGGCCCCCTTCGAGCCGCTGGTGCCGGGCGCGCACAAGGTCCCGAACACCAACATCTACCGCGCCCCGATCCACGGCGACGACCCGGAGGCCTTCGGCCGCTGGGCCGCCGACCAGATCGAGCAGCAGATCCTCTTCGAGGGCCCCGAGACGGTCGCGGCCGTCTTCCTGGAGCCGGTGCAGAACGCGGGCGGCTGCTTCCCGCCGCCGCCCGGCTACTTCCGGCGGGTCCGCGAGATCTGCGACCAGTACGACGTGCTGCTGGTGTCGGACGAGGTCATCTGCGCCTTCGGCCGGCTCGGCACGATGTTCGCCTGCGACAAGTTCGGCTACGTCCCCGACATGATCACCTGCGCCAAGGGCATGACCTCGGGCTACTCCCCGATCGGCGCCTGCGTCGTCTCGGACCGCATAGCCGAGCCCTTCTACAAGGGCGACAACACCTTCCTGCACGGCTACACCTTCGGCGGCCACCCCGTCTCCGCGGCCGTCGGCCTCGCCAACCTCGACCTGTTCGAGCGCGAGAAGCTCAACCAGCACGTCCTCGACAACGAGGCGGCCTTCCGGTCCACGCTGGAGAAGCTCCACGACCTGCCGATCGTCGGCGACGTCCGCGGCAACGGCTACTTCTACGGAATCGAGCTGGTCAAGGACAAGGCGACGAAGGAGAGCTTCGACGACGACGAGACCGAGCGGATCCTCTACGGCTTCCTGTCGAAGAAGCTGTTCGAGAACGGCCTCTACTGCCGTGCCGATGACCGCGGCGACCCGGTCGTCCAGCTCGCC
- a CDS encoding MBL fold metallo-hydrolase encodes MRLTDHVTLVASGAYGFDLSDPLDCHVYLVRGTRHSALVDAGAGWSAEAIVRAVRATGADPRHLLLTHGHADHAGGAAALAERLPGLRVLAGAEARGWIAAGDEAGVSLDRGKASGYYPADYTFAPCPRVEALPDGAEIDLGGGVVLRAVATPGHADGHLCYHLRTPGHQALFSGDCVFTGGRISLQNLHDCRVPEYAASLHRLAALDVDALFPGHHEVSLARAGRHLEAARDTLARGLLPRSTT; translated from the coding sequence ATGCGGCTGACCGACCATGTCACGCTCGTCGCCAGCGGAGCGTACGGATTCGATCTCAGCGACCCGCTGGACTGCCATGTCTATCTGGTGCGGGGCACCCGGCACAGCGCGCTGGTGGACGCCGGAGCCGGATGGTCCGCCGAGGCGATCGTGCGGGCCGTGCGTGCCACCGGCGCCGACCCCCGGCATCTCCTCCTCACCCACGGCCACGCCGACCACGCGGGCGGAGCCGCCGCGCTCGCCGAACGGCTGCCCGGGCTGCGCGTGCTGGCCGGTGCCGAGGCCAGGGGGTGGATCGCGGCGGGCGACGAGGCGGGCGTCAGCCTGGACCGGGGGAAGGCGTCGGGGTACTACCCGGCCGACTACACCTTCGCCCCCTGCCCCCGGGTCGAGGCCCTGCCCGACGGCGCGGAGATCGACCTCGGCGGCGGCGTGGTCCTGCGTGCCGTCGCGACGCCCGGTCATGCCGACGGCCACCTCTGCTATCACCTGCGCACGCCCGGCCACCAGGCTCTCTTCTCCGGGGACTGTGTCTTCACCGGGGGCCGCATCTCGCTCCAGAACCTGCACGACTGCCGGGTCCCCGAGTACGCGGCCAGTCTGCACCGGCTGGCCGCCCTTGATGTGGACGCGCTGTTCCCCGGTCACCACGAGGTCTCGCTCGCGCGGGCCGGCCGGCACCTGGAGGCCGCCCGCGACACCCTCGCCCGTGGACTGCTGCCGAGGAGCACGACCTGA
- a CDS encoding Lrp/AsnC family transcriptional regulator, translated as MHSEAVASRSADPKDSRDSREPRNGTPQLDAVSLAIVEQLQEDGRRPYAAIGKAVGLSEAAVRQRVQKLLDQGVMQIVAVTDPLTVGFRRQAMLGIHVDGDLDPVADALTAMSEVEYLVITAGSFDLLAEIVCEDDDHLLEVINKRIRTLPGVRSTESFVYLKLKKQTYMWGTR; from the coding sequence GTGCACAGTGAGGCCGTGGCCAGTCGAAGCGCAGACCCGAAGGACTCCAGGGACTCCCGGGAGCCCAGGAACGGCACTCCTCAGTTGGACGCCGTCTCCCTCGCCATCGTCGAGCAGCTGCAGGAGGACGGCCGACGGCCGTACGCCGCGATCGGCAAGGCCGTCGGCCTCTCCGAGGCGGCGGTGCGCCAGCGCGTGCAGAAGCTGCTCGACCAGGGCGTGATGCAGATCGTCGCCGTCACGGACCCGCTCACCGTGGGCTTCCGGCGCCAGGCGATGCTCGGCATCCACGTCGACGGCGACCTGGATCCGGTGGCGGACGCGCTGACGGCCATGTCGGAGGTGGAGTACCTCGTGATCACCGCCGGCTCCTTCGACCTGCTGGCGGAGATCGTCTGCGAGGACGACGACCACCTCCTGGAGGTCATCAACAAGCGCATCCGGACCCTGCCCGGCGTGCGATCGACGGAGAGCTTCGTCTATCTCAAGCTCAAGAAGCAGACCTACATGTGGGGAACCCGATAA
- a CDS encoding sigma-70 family RNA polymerase sigma factor, with protein MDGRQWRSTIAAAQAGDRRALDELVEGWLPLVYNIVGRALNGHADVDDVVQETMLRAVGNLDTLRDPDSFRSWLVAIAMRQIRDRARRRTADQLDDHDAHDAADFAELTVLRLQLEGQRKEVAEAVRWLDDEDRQLLSLWWLEVAGELTRRELAAAVGISRQHAAVRVQRMKARLETARGIVRALDSSCSDLGRVTARWSGQPDSVWRKRIARHIRGCARCDGHGRPGEVVVPAERLLVGLALVPVPVGFTLSLAFGGKTAVAATAATASVGWSAKVIGLLTKPVVAVSAGATIVAGGAYVVTQPPVDRPAQAAPSAMSTARGPAAPVPRPPSPSSLSSSPSPSASPSATKKKAPRDLYGTVVDVADAAPDPDTPPAALPRRPESGITSSGGARTVMNHRGNQVTFTGQGYVLVRWQISPQYRPGGLVMPAWTGLDGKLFHVASGGGRRMDDPTSADGKTSGMGGPDTGYTVLPDGTQQMWQNEYFYLDGTVTLVQNERGADYGITVAPSSWDAVTEDITVGPERGAIRYGLVRDDGKDSAPVPQYVTREKPKDAATVPQRSEV; from the coding sequence GTGGACGGGCGGCAGTGGCGCTCCACCATCGCGGCCGCGCAGGCGGGGGACCGGCGCGCCCTCGACGAGCTGGTCGAGGGCTGGTTGCCGCTCGTCTACAACATCGTCGGCCGGGCCCTCAACGGCCACGCCGACGTCGACGACGTCGTGCAGGAGACCATGCTGCGCGCCGTCGGCAACCTCGACACGCTGCGTGATCCGGACAGCTTCCGGTCCTGGCTGGTCGCGATCGCGATGCGGCAGATACGGGACCGGGCCCGCCGCCGCACCGCCGACCAGCTCGACGACCACGACGCCCACGATGCCGCCGACTTCGCCGAACTGACCGTGCTGCGGCTGCAGTTGGAGGGACAACGCAAGGAGGTCGCGGAAGCGGTCCGCTGGCTCGACGACGAGGACCGGCAGCTGTTGTCGCTGTGGTGGCTGGAGGTCGCGGGCGAACTCACCCGACGCGAACTGGCCGCCGCCGTCGGCATCAGCCGGCAGCACGCCGCCGTACGCGTCCAGCGGATGAAGGCCCGGCTGGAGACCGCGCGCGGCATCGTCCGCGCCCTCGACTCCTCCTGCTCCGACCTGGGACGCGTCACCGCGCGCTGGAGCGGACAGCCCGACTCGGTGTGGCGCAAGCGCATCGCCCGGCACATCCGGGGCTGCGCCCGCTGCGACGGTCACGGCCGCCCCGGCGAGGTCGTCGTCCCCGCCGAACGCCTCCTCGTCGGGCTCGCCCTGGTCCCCGTCCCCGTCGGCTTCACGCTGTCCCTGGCGTTCGGCGGCAAGACGGCCGTGGCGGCGACCGCGGCGACCGCCTCCGTGGGTTGGTCCGCCAAGGTGATCGGCCTCCTCACCAAGCCGGTCGTCGCTGTCTCGGCCGGCGCGACGATCGTCGCCGGGGGCGCGTACGTCGTGACGCAACCCCCGGTCGACCGGCCGGCGCAGGCAGCCCCGTCGGCGATGAGCACGGCCCGTGGCCCCGCGGCTCCGGTGCCCCGGCCCCCGTCGCCCTCCTCGCTGTCGTCGTCCCCCTCGCCCTCGGCCTCCCCGTCGGCCACGAAGAAGAAGGCTCCGCGGGACCTGTACGGCACCGTCGTCGACGTGGCGGACGCGGCACCGGACCCGGACACCCCGCCCGCGGCCCTCCCTCGGCGGCCCGAGTCCGGCATCACCAGCAGCGGTGGCGCGCGGACCGTGATGAACCACCGCGGCAACCAGGTGACGTTCACGGGACAGGGGTACGTCCTGGTGCGCTGGCAGATCTCGCCCCAGTACCGGCCGGGCGGTCTGGTCATGCCGGCCTGGACCGGCCTCGACGGCAAGCTCTTCCACGTCGCCTCGGGCGGCGGCCGCCGCATGGACGACCCGACCTCCGCCGACGGGAAGACCTCGGGCATGGGCGGCCCCGACACCGGCTACACCGTCCTGCCCGACGGCACCCAACAGATGTGGCAGAACGAGTACTTCTACCTCGACGGCACGGTCACCCTCGTTCAGAACGAACGCGGCGCCGACTACGGCATCACCGTGGCGCCCTCCAGTTGGGACGCCGTCACCGAGGACATCACCGTCGGACCCGAGCGGGGGGCCATCCGCTACGGCCTCGTCCGCGACGACGGCAAGGACTCGGCGCCGGTGCCGCAGTACGTCACCCGCGAGAAGCCGAAGGACGCGGCGACCGTGCCCCAGCGGTCCGAGGTGTAG
- a CDS encoding gamma-aminobutyraldehyde dehydrogenase — protein MSTELRRLRNYIDGEFRDAVDGRTTEVVNPATGEAYATAPLSGQADVDAAMAAAEAAFPGWRDTTPAERQKALLKIADAFEERAEELIAAEVENTGKPIGLTRSEEIPPMVDQIRFFAGAARMLEGRSAGEYMEGMTSIVRREPVGVCAQVAPWNYPMMMAVWKFAPAIAAGNTVVLKPSDTTPASTVLIAEIIGSILPKGVFNVITGDRDTGRLMVEHPIPAMASITGSVRAGMSVAESASKDLKRVHLELGGKAPVVVFADTDIAKAVEDISVAGFFNAGQDCTAATRVLVQEGIHDEFVAALAKAAAETKTGQPDDEDVLFGPLNNPNQLKQVAGFIERLPAHAKVEAGGHQVGEKGYFYAPTVVSGLKQDDEIIQREVFGPVITVQSFSDEGQAVEWANGVEYALASSVWTKDHGRAMRMSKALDFGCVWINTHIPLVAEMPHGGFKKSGYGKDLSGYGFDDYTRIKHVMTSLD, from the coding sequence GTGAGCACCGAGCTGCGTCGTCTGCGCAACTACATCGATGGTGAATTCCGTGACGCCGTCGACGGACGGACCACCGAGGTGGTCAACCCCGCGACGGGCGAGGCCTACGCGACCGCGCCGCTGTCCGGACAGGCCGACGTCGACGCGGCGATGGCCGCCGCCGAGGCCGCGTTCCCGGGCTGGCGGGACACGACCCCGGCCGAGCGCCAGAAGGCCCTGCTGAAGATCGCCGACGCCTTCGAGGAGCGGGCCGAGGAGCTGATCGCGGCCGAGGTGGAGAACACGGGCAAGCCGATCGGGCTGACCCGCTCCGAGGAGATCCCGCCGATGGTGGACCAGATCCGCTTCTTCGCGGGCGCCGCGCGGATGCTGGAGGGGCGCTCGGCCGGCGAGTACATGGAGGGCATGACCTCGATCGTGCGCCGCGAGCCGGTCGGCGTCTGTGCCCAGGTCGCGCCCTGGAACTACCCGATGATGATGGCCGTGTGGAAGTTCGCGCCGGCGATCGCCGCGGGCAACACCGTCGTGCTGAAGCCGTCGGACACCACGCCCGCGTCGACCGTCCTGATCGCCGAGATCATCGGGTCGATCCTGCCCAAGGGCGTCTTCAACGTGATCACCGGCGACCGTGACACCGGCCGGCTGATGGTCGAGCACCCGATCCCGGCCATGGCGTCCATCACCGGGTCCGTGCGGGCCGGTATGTCCGTCGCCGAGTCCGCGTCCAAGGACCTCAAGCGGGTCCACCTGGAGCTGGGCGGCAAGGCGCCGGTCGTCGTCTTCGCCGACACCGACATCGCCAAGGCCGTCGAGGACATCTCGGTGGCGGGCTTCTTCAACGCCGGGCAGGACTGTACGGCCGCGACCCGGGTCCTCGTCCAGGAGGGCATCCACGACGAGTTCGTGGCGGCGCTCGCCAAGGCGGCGGCCGAGACGAAGACTGGGCAGCCGGACGACGAGGACGTGCTCTTCGGTCCGCTGAACAACCCCAACCAGCTCAAGCAGGTCGCCGGGTTCATCGAGCGGCTGCCGGCCCACGCCAAGGTCGAGGCCGGTGGCCACCAGGTCGGCGAGAAGGGGTACTTCTACGCGCCGACCGTCGTCTCCGGGCTGAAGCAGGACGACGAGATCATCCAGCGGGAGGTCTTCGGGCCGGTCATCACCGTGCAGTCCTTCTCCGACGAGGGACAGGCCGTCGAGTGGGCGAACGGCGTGGAGTACGCGCTGGCCTCGTCGGTGTGGACGAAGGACCACGGGCGGGCCATGCGGATGTCGAAGGCGCTGGACTTCGGGTGTGTGTGGATCAACACGCACATCCCGCTGGTCGCCGAGATGCCGCACGGCGGGTTCAAGAAGTCCGGGTACGGCAAGGACCTGTCGGGATACGGGTTCGACGACTACACGCGGATCAAGCACGTGATGACGTCGTTGGACTGA
- a CDS encoding adenosine deaminase, protein MTDHRTAQGVPLSPAVADTAAAPGTRDLHAFIAGLPKAELHVHHVGSASPRIVSELAARHPDSQVPTDPEALADYFSFTDFAHFIQVYLSVVDLIRTPEDVRLLTFEVARDLARQQVRYAELTVTPYSSTRRGIEERAFMDAIEDARKAAEAEFGTVLRWCFDVPGEAGTAAADETLRLATEDRLRPEGLVSFGLGGPEVGVPRPQFKPHFDRAIAAGLHSVPHAGETTGPETIWDALNELRAERIGHGTSAARDPKLLAHLAERRIPLEVCPTSNIATRAVRTLDEHPIKEFVRAGVLVTVNSDDPPMFGTDLNTEYAVAARLLDLDEQGVAALARNAVDASFLDEPGKARVTAEIDTYTSAWLTP, encoded by the coding sequence TTGACCGACCACCGCACCGCGCAGGGCGTGCCCCTGAGCCCCGCCGTCGCCGACACCGCCGCCGCTCCCGGCACCCGCGATCTGCACGCCTTCATCGCCGGTCTGCCCAAGGCCGAACTGCACGTGCACCACGTCGGCTCCGCCTCCCCCCGTATCGTCTCGGAACTGGCCGCCCGCCACCCCGACTCCCAGGTGCCCACGGACCCCGAGGCGCTCGCGGACTACTTCTCGTTCACGGACTTCGCCCACTTCATCCAGGTATATCTGTCCGTCGTCGACCTGATCCGCACCCCGGAGGACGTCCGGCTGCTGACGTTCGAGGTGGCGCGGGACCTCGCCCGGCAGCAGGTGCGCTACGCCGAGCTGACCGTCACGCCGTACTCCTCCACCCGTCGCGGGATCGAGGAGCGGGCCTTCATGGACGCGATCGAGGACGCCCGGAAAGCGGCGGAGGCCGAGTTCGGGACCGTGCTGCGGTGGTGCTTCGACGTTCCCGGCGAGGCGGGGACGGCCGCGGCCGACGAGACCCTGCGGCTCGCCACCGAGGACCGGCTGCGGCCGGAGGGGCTGGTGTCGTTCGGGCTCGGCGGGCCCGAGGTCGGAGTGCCGAGGCCGCAGTTCAAGCCGCACTTCGACCGGGCGATCGCGGCCGGCCTGCACTCCGTGCCGCACGCCGGCGAGACCACAGGGCCCGAGACGATCTGGGACGCGCTCAACGAATTGCGCGCGGAGCGCATCGGCCACGGCACCAGCGCGGCCCGCGACCCGAAGCTGCTGGCCCATCTCGCCGAGCGGCGGATCCCCCTGGAGGTCTGCCCGACCTCGAACATAGCGACCCGGGCGGTCCGCACCCTCGACGAGCACCCCATCAAGGAGTTCGTGCGGGCCGGCGTGCTGGTCACCGTCAACTCCGACGACCCCCCGATGTTCGGCACCGACCTGAACACCGAGTACGCGGTCGCCGCGCGCCTCCTCGACCTCGACGAGCAGGGCGTGGCCGCGCTCGCCAGGAACGCCGTGGACGCGTCCTTCCTCGACGAGCCCGGCAAGGCCCGGGTGACCGCCGAGATCGACACCTACACCTCGGCCTGGCTGACCCCCTGA
- a CDS encoding ABC transporter substrate-binding protein, with protein sequence MLTRRSLLGAAASLGVLTGCGVPAAYVAPGDRAGVDLSARDKRLSWSNWPLYIDTDDEDDTRRPTLEAFEERTGIAVDYVEEINDNDEFFGKISPALMNHQQTGRDLVVVSDWMCARFVRLGWVQEMDRARQPNVSRHLDPQLRSPAFDPGRAFTVPWQSGITGIAYNRRRVGREIRRVADLWADDLKGRVTLLSGLDEAFALLMQGNGVDVTRWTADDFHTVCDQVASRVRRGHIRRFTGNDYIKDLSSGDVLACQAYSGDVIQLQADDPDIRFVVPEEGAELWSESLMIPNLARHKTSAERLVDHYYDPEVAAELAAWVNYVCPVPAARDVLASAKDEETAALAEDPLIFPDDAMRARLAVARDITSGERREFARRWNGIVGL encoded by the coding sequence GTGTTGACGCGTCGCTCCCTGCTGGGCGCGGCCGCGTCTCTCGGTGTGCTGACCGGGTGCGGTGTGCCCGCCGCCTACGTGGCGCCGGGCGACCGGGCCGGGGTCGATCTCTCGGCCCGCGACAAGCGGCTGAGCTGGTCGAACTGGCCCCTCTACATCGACACGGACGACGAGGACGACACCCGGCGGCCGACCCTGGAGGCGTTCGAGGAGCGCACCGGGATCGCCGTCGACTACGTCGAGGAGATCAACGACAACGACGAGTTCTTCGGCAAGATCAGCCCGGCGCTGATGAACCACCAGCAGACCGGCCGTGACCTCGTGGTCGTCAGCGACTGGATGTGCGCCCGGTTCGTACGGCTCGGATGGGTGCAGGAGATGGACCGGGCCCGGCAGCCGAACGTCAGCCGCCATCTGGATCCGCAGCTCCGGTCGCCCGCCTTCGACCCCGGCCGGGCCTTCACCGTGCCCTGGCAGTCGGGGATCACCGGTATCGCGTACAACCGGCGGAGGGTGGGCCGCGAGATACGCCGGGTCGCCGACCTGTGGGCGGACGACCTCAAGGGGCGGGTCACCCTGCTCTCCGGTCTGGACGAGGCGTTCGCGCTGCTGATGCAGGGCAACGGTGTCGATGTCACGCGCTGGACGGCGGACGACTTCCACACCGTCTGCGACCAGGTCGCCTCCCGCGTCCGGCGCGGCCACATCCGCCGCTTCACGGGCAACGACTACATCAAGGACCTCTCCAGTGGGGACGTCCTCGCCTGCCAGGCCTACTCCGGGGACGTCATCCAACTCCAGGCCGACGACCCGGACATCCGGTTCGTCGTTCCCGAGGAGGGCGCCGAGCTCTGGTCCGAGTCCCTGATGATCCCCAACCTCGCCCGCCACAAGACCAGCGCCGAGCGCCTGGTCGACCACTACTACGACCCCGAGGTGGCCGCCGAACTCGCGGCCTGGGTCAACTACGTCTGCCCCGTCCCGGCGGCCCGCGACGTCCTGGCCTCCGCCAAGGACGAGGAGACCGCCGCCCTCGCCGAGGACCCCCTGATCTTCCCGGACGATGCCATGCGCGCCCGGCTCGCCGTCGCCCGGGACATCACGTCCGGGGAACGCCGTGAGTTCGCGCGCCGGTGGAACGGGATCGTGGGTCTGTAG
- a CDS encoding YceI family protein yields MNLFTRAASLRRPAAPTAAQLPHESAAFAPDGTTDPALAMLTGEWMIDAAHSRIGFSVRHALVTTVRGAFTEYQSRLYFDGRDPSRSRAEIVLSTTSVDTGVEQRDAHLMGRDFLDAATYPRMRFVSTAVRLVGNDVYRMAGELTIKSITRPVDLELTYIGHVMDPFGYERVGFDGTTTINRSEWGLTYNQRLAEGGAMVSEKVRLQFDIAAIRSIPGG; encoded by the coding sequence ATGAACCTGTTCACCCGTGCTGCGTCCCTGCGCCGCCCGGCAGCCCCCACAGCCGCGCAACTCCCCCACGAGTCCGCGGCATTCGCTCCCGACGGCACGACCGACCCCGCCCTCGCGATGCTGACCGGCGAATGGATGATCGACGCGGCGCACAGTCGTATCGGTTTCTCCGTCCGGCACGCCCTGGTCACGACCGTGCGCGGGGCGTTCACCGAATATCAGAGCCGCCTCTATTTCGACGGCCGCGATCCCTCGCGTTCACGCGCCGAGATAGTGCTGTCCACCACCTCCGTCGACACCGGTGTGGAACAACGCGACGCCCATCTGATGGGCCGCGATTTCCTGGATGCCGCGACTTATCCGCGTATGCGTTTCGTCAGCACCGCGGTGCGGCTCGTCGGCAACGATGTCTACCGCATGGCCGGTGAACTCACGATCAAGAGCATCACCCGCCCCGTCGATCTGGAACTCACCTACATAGGGCACGTCATGGACCCGTTCGGATACGAGCGGGTCGGTTTCGACGGAACCACCACCATCAATCGTTCCGAATGGGGCCTCACCTACAACCAACGGCTCGCGGAGGGCGGCGCCATGGTGAGCGAGAAGGTGCGCCTGCAGTTCGACATTGCCGCGATCCGCTCGATCCCCGGCGGCTGA
- a CDS encoding glycerophosphodiester phosphodiesterase, producing the protein MRTVTAVAHRGAPYHHRENTLDSLRAGLELGADAVEFDVRTTRDGVPVLLHDSTLNRLWEVDRPLAALSAAELRGLTADGVPTLADALLATGGSRVMVDLPGAVNPRAVRQILGVVRECDAEDRVYYSADPRTVLAVRAAAPAAELALTWKTSAPPRPALLDAIRPRWLNYRFGLLTRPLAERVHRDGYLLSAWTPDTRRSMRRLLSWGVDSITTNRIDALCTLRATGEVRPAR; encoded by the coding sequence ATGCGCACCGTGACCGCCGTCGCCCATCGCGGCGCCCCCTACCACCACCGTGAGAACACGCTCGACTCCCTGCGGGCCGGGCTCGAACTGGGTGCGGACGCCGTCGAGTTCGACGTACGCACGACCCGTGACGGGGTGCCGGTCCTGCTCCACGACTCGACGCTGAACCGGCTCTGGGAGGTGGACCGGCCGCTGGCCGCGCTCTCCGCCGCGGAGCTGCGCGGGCTGACGGCCGACGGGGTGCCGACGCTGGCCGACGCGCTGCTCGCCACCGGGGGCAGCCGCGTCATGGTGGACCTGCCCGGTGCGGTGAACCCCCGGGCGGTGCGGCAGATCCTCGGCGTCGTACGGGAGTGCGATGCCGAGGACCGGGTCTACTACAGCGCCGACCCGCGGACCGTGCTGGCCGTCCGCGCCGCCGCCCCCGCGGCCGAGCTCGCCCTCACCTGGAAGACCTCCGCGCCACCGCGTCCCGCCCTCCTCGACGCGATCCGGCCGCGCTGGCTGAACTACCGCTTCGGCCTCCTCACCCGCCCCTTGGCGGAGCGCGTCCACCGGGACGGCTACCTCCTGTCCGCCTGGACCCCGGACACCCGACGCTCCATGCGCCGCCTGCTCTCCTGGGGCGTCGACTCGATCACCACCAACCGGATCGACGCCCTGTGCACCCTCAGGGCCACCGGTGAGGTGCGTCCGGCCCGTTGA